Proteins from a genomic interval of Sporolactobacillus sp. Y61:
- a CDS encoding CDP-glycerol glycerophosphotransferase family protein, with product MIREAAVFLYLLYFRIIFFVFKICCRRKNKIVFVVSFSDNPKCVAREIMRQGIRAQLIFLCRGKCIDDFKGQKVLPFETDNPVTILLSAYHLATASVVFVDNYYGFLSVVHFKKGVRCLQLWHAAGAMKTFGLEDHTVSFRSKQAKRRFLRVYSHFDQIVVGSDRMAEIFSRSFHLDDKHMLRSGVPRTDRFYDRNYIRDSVNSITSRYGKKKKILYAPTFREGQGEPFQLSLDLDLMERELGKEYLLFLRLHPLDHLRYARERSGWSDDFVIDCTDWPDLNPLLCSCDLLITDYSSIPFEYALLHKPMIFYIYDLNQYQKERGLQKHYLEGLPGPAARSTEEVVSLIQRGAYDLNKIEAFAEEWNTYSRGHSSRNVVDFMRSAAPWLQSSTVSKPERDRG from the coding sequence ATGATCAGAGAAGCAGCCGTTTTTCTATATCTTCTTTACTTTAGAATCATCTTTTTTGTTTTCAAAATCTGTTGCCGAAGGAAAAATAAGATTGTCTTTGTTGTTTCCTTCAGCGATAACCCAAAATGTGTTGCCCGGGAAATTATGCGACAAGGCATTCGGGCACAGCTGATCTTTCTTTGCAGGGGAAAGTGTATCGATGATTTTAAAGGTCAAAAGGTTCTGCCATTTGAAACGGACAATCCTGTGACCATCCTCTTATCGGCGTATCATTTAGCCACGGCATCTGTAGTTTTTGTCGATAATTATTATGGGTTTCTTTCGGTTGTTCATTTTAAAAAGGGGGTTCGTTGCCTCCAACTATGGCATGCTGCAGGAGCCATGAAGACATTTGGACTTGAGGATCACACCGTGTCGTTCAGATCGAAACAGGCAAAACGACGTTTTTTACGTGTTTACAGTCATTTTGACCAAATTGTTGTCGGATCCGATCGTATGGCTGAGATTTTCAGCAGGTCATTTCATCTGGATGATAAACATATGCTCAGGTCAGGTGTACCGAGGACAGACCGGTTTTATGATCGCAATTATATCAGGGATTCCGTTAACTCTATAACATCCAGATACGGTAAAAAAAAGAAGATCCTGTATGCGCCGACATTTCGCGAGGGCCAGGGAGAACCCTTTCAGCTGTCTCTTGACTTAGATCTGATGGAGCGAGAATTAGGAAAAGAGTATCTCTTATTTTTACGATTGCATCCTTTGGATCATTTGAGATACGCCAGGGAACGATCCGGCTGGAGCGATGATTTTGTGATTGACTGTACGGACTGGCCGGATCTTAATCCGTTGCTGTGCTCCTGTGATCTGTTAATAACCGACTATTCATCTATTCCGTTTGAGTACGCGCTGCTCCACAAACCCATGATTTTCTATATTTATGATTTAAATCAGTACCAGAAAGAAAGAGGTTTGCAGAAGCATTACCTTGAAGGTTTACCGGGACCTGCAGCTCGAAGTACAGAAGAGGTCGTAAGCCTGATTCAAAGGGGAGCGTATGATCTGAATAAAATAGAGGCATTTGCTGAAGAATGGAACACTTACTCCAGAGGTCATTCAAGCCGGAATGTGGTTGATTTTATGAGATCTGCAGCTCCCTGGCTGCAATCAAGTACCGTATCGAAGCCAGAGCGTGACAGAGGCTGA
- a CDS encoding glycosyltransferase: MSLPKISVIVPIYNVQRYLKACLNALAKQSYNNIEVIMVNDGSTDNSGKIMHHYAKRYTHFFAHDKRNGGLGQARNYGLQFVSGKYIAFVDSDDLVTPHAYEKMVSTIEKTQSDMVIGHVTRFNSYKKFPSGLHQLVFKKKSLKDHITRNHDLVYDTTAWNKLYRRSFWEANHFSFPEGMLYEDIPVTFPAHYLAHSVDVLDDVVYLWRYRNFSSPSITQDRTDIKNLEDRLKAIDSVNHFFETHDIDDDLRSAMDFKLLKIDLLLYLNRLDLCGEDFVNLFFEKVNQYLNVIPERVLLQLPPVDRIKYYYVKKRDKQRLFEVLSYAKSGAFRRQKPIKRKGHYYFSSPLSNPLPDHYLIMDQQMTAVRTLKRIRWKKHTLSISGGAYIKSVDLTDRSDVAMIFSLVNDATEEKYPIDKTRLTKTWRNTLSAAIGGRLSHPHIDFVYNYNWSGYTLNISFDQLPFSTLPEGIYYLRGTINAEDLSRSFRAGRLKWRNRTLMARDVGQRMVQIHFSGNGDMYFRVYHGQRVQPDA, from the coding sequence ATGTCCTTACCAAAAATCAGTGTGATTGTGCCCATTTATAATGTACAAAGATATTTAAAAGCCTGTTTAAATGCTCTTGCGAAACAATCGTATAACAACATTGAAGTGATTATGGTCAATGACGGATCGACTGATAATAGCGGAAAGATCATGCATCACTACGCTAAGCGCTATACTCATTTTTTCGCTCATGATAAACGAAATGGCGGACTGGGGCAGGCCAGAAATTATGGCCTGCAATTTGTAAGTGGAAAATATATTGCTTTTGTCGATTCTGATGACCTTGTTACACCGCATGCTTACGAAAAAATGGTCTCAACAATCGAAAAGACGCAGTCTGATATGGTCATCGGTCATGTGACCCGCTTTAATTCATACAAAAAATTCCCTTCCGGCCTGCACCAGTTAGTGTTTAAGAAAAAGAGTCTTAAAGACCATATTACGCGCAATCATGATCTGGTCTATGATACGACGGCATGGAATAAGCTGTACCGCAGGTCGTTCTGGGAAGCCAATCATTTTTCTTTTCCTGAGGGTATGCTTTACGAGGATATCCCGGTTACATTTCCCGCCCATTACCTTGCACATTCTGTGGATGTTCTTGATGATGTGGTCTATCTGTGGCGTTACAGAAATTTCAGCAGTCCGTCCATCACTCAGGACAGAACGGACATTAAAAATCTGGAAGATCGGTTAAAAGCTATTGACAGTGTGAACCATTTTTTTGAAACCCATGATATTGATGATGACCTGCGTTCGGCAATGGATTTTAAGCTGTTAAAGATTGATTTATTACTTTATTTAAATCGCTTAGACCTATGTGGAGAAGATTTCGTCAATCTGTTTTTTGAAAAAGTGAATCAATACCTGAATGTTATCCCTGAAAGGGTCTTACTCCAGCTTCCGCCTGTCGACAGGATCAAATACTATTATGTTAAAAAGCGGGATAAACAGAGGTTATTTGAAGTCTTAAGCTACGCGAAAAGCGGAGCATTCAGAAGGCAAAAACCTATAAAGCGTAAGGGACATTATTACTTCAGCAGTCCTTTAAGTAATCCATTGCCTGATCACTATCTGATCATGGATCAACAGATGACTGCTGTGCGCACGCTGAAAAGGATCCGCTGGAAGAAACATACACTGTCCATCAGTGGCGGTGCTTATATTAAAAGTGTTGATCTGACTGATCGGTCGGATGTCGCTATGATATTTTCACTGGTGAACGATGCTACAGAGGAGAAATATCCGATTGATAAGACCAGGTTAACGAAAACATGGAGAAATACACTCTCTGCGGCTATTGGAGGAAGGCTCAGTCACCCGCATATTGATTTTGTTTACAACTACAATTGGTCAGGATATACACTGAATATTTCATTCGATCAGCTTCCTTTTTCGACACTACCCGAGGGAATATATTATTTACGCGGAACAATTAACGCAGAAGATTTGAGCAGGTCTTTCAGGGCAGGACGACTAAAATGGAGAAATCGGACACTTATGGCAAGAGATGTTGGACAGAGAATGGTTCAGATCCATTTCAGCGGGAATGGAGATATGTACTTCAGAGTGTATCATGGTCAGAGGGTGCAGCCTGATGCGTAA
- a CDS encoding CDP-glycerol glycerophosphotransferase family protein, with protein MRKHMFRAIKGIVQKLYTVGFAVLGKLPVKRRLIVFESFFGRQYSCNPRAIYEYMHVHCPDCQLIWSAARGCEQIFEKHDIPYVRRYSLRWLLFMTQAGYWVTNIRYPDWFRKPAHTIFLQTWHGTPLKRLALDIEEWHEPGVAADLYKKQFKKDSAMWDYLISPNHYSSKIFRRAFGFKGTLVESGYPRNDILYQANRPAEIEQLKKECGLPRDRKVILYAPTWRDDQFYDKGKYKFRLALDLDKMQEALGKDYIILLRLHYLVADHLDLSDYHGFVYDFSKFEDIRGLYLLSDLLITDYSSVFFDYANLHRPMIFFAYDLDQYRDHLRGFYFDYEKKAPGPIVQTTDGVLQAIHTYERTEYRPWPNFEAFYRQFCALENGSSSQQVVRRVFKKV; from the coding sequence ATGCGTAAACACATGTTTCGTGCGATAAAGGGTATTGTTCAAAAGCTCTATACTGTTGGCTTTGCCGTGCTGGGCAAACTTCCCGTAAAGCGCAGACTGATCGTGTTTGAAAGCTTCTTTGGCAGGCAGTACAGTTGTAACCCCAGAGCAATATATGAGTATATGCATGTGCACTGCCCGGACTGTCAACTGATATGGAGCGCGGCACGTGGCTGTGAGCAGATCTTTGAAAAGCATGATATTCCCTATGTCAGGCGCTATTCATTACGCTGGCTGCTCTTCATGACCCAGGCCGGCTACTGGGTCACTAATATTCGCTATCCCGACTGGTTCAGGAAACCGGCACACACCATTTTCCTGCAAACCTGGCATGGGACGCCTTTAAAACGTCTGGCTCTTGATATAGAGGAGTGGCATGAACCGGGTGTTGCTGCTGATCTATATAAGAAGCAGTTTAAAAAAGATTCTGCTATGTGGGATTACCTGATTTCTCCCAATCATTATTCTTCGAAAATTTTCCGCCGCGCTTTTGGTTTTAAAGGAACCCTGGTTGAATCCGGATATCCGCGTAACGATATTCTGTATCAGGCAAATCGCCCGGCAGAGATCGAACAGCTGAAAAAGGAATGCGGGCTCCCACGTGACAGGAAGGTCATACTCTACGCACCCACGTGGCGGGACGATCAGTTTTATGATAAGGGGAAATACAAATTCAGGCTGGCTCTGGATCTGGACAAGATGCAGGAAGCATTGGGTAAAGACTACATCATTTTGCTGCGCCTGCATTATCTGGTCGCTGATCATCTTGATTTATCCGATTATCATGGGTTTGTTTATGACTTTTCGAAATTTGAAGATATACGCGGGCTCTATCTGCTGTCTGATCTTCTGATTACGGATTACTCGTCGGTTTTCTTTGATTATGCCAATCTTCACCGGCCCATGATCTTTTTCGCTTACGATCTTGATCAGTACAGGGATCATTTACGGGGTTTTTACTTCGATTATGAAAAAAAAGCGCCCGGACCAATTGTACAGACAACGGATGGTGTTCTCCAGGCTATTCACACTTATGAAAGAACAGAATACCGCCCATGGCCGAACTTTGAAGCTTTCTATCGTCAATTCTGTGCGCTTGAGAATGGAAGTTCATCGCAGCAGGTGGTCAGACGTGTCTTTAAAAAGGTATGA
- a CDS encoding universal stress protein, producing the protein MYEILVPVDGSDPARRAVKEAVSIAEGKKDVEITLLYVSPSPVYFPFYSMVGPSLDADVKEVEEKEGNQMLDDLITEESKSANVTLKKKHLYGIAAQEICDYANDTKKDLIVMGNRGMGAFGQVILGSVSNKVLHLANCPVMIVK; encoded by the coding sequence ATGTATGAGATTCTGGTGCCTGTCGATGGTTCCGATCCTGCTCGCAGGGCCGTTAAGGAAGCGGTTTCAATCGCGGAGGGTAAGAAGGATGTTGAAATTACCTTGCTTTATGTGAGCCCGTCTCCGGTATATTTTCCCTTTTACTCGATGGTCGGCCCATCACTGGATGCAGACGTTAAAGAAGTAGAAGAAAAAGAAGGAAATCAAATGCTTGATGACCTGATTACAGAAGAATCAAAGAGCGCCAATGTGACCCTTAAGAAAAAGCACTTATATGGTATTGCTGCACAGGAAATCTGCGATTACGCCAATGACACGAAGAAAGATCTGATTGTCATGGGTAATCGCGGCATGGGTGCTTTCGGTCAGGTGATTCTTGGCAGTGTCAGCAACAAGGTCCTCCACCTGGCAAACTGTCCGGTCATGATTGTCAAATAA
- a CDS encoding AAA family ATPase, whose amino-acid sequence MLCDECKVNPATIDMNVIVNGQQKHLHLCEECYAKMRNNLNRSSFFQSGSPFDDLFRSFMQPTFSSGENKAQENGMAFNGQGQPVGGGGGRRGGLLDSLGRNLTDAARKGKIDPIIGRDREVQLVIETLNRRNKNNPVLIGEAGVGKTAIAEGLALKIVEGKVPAKLANKEIYLLDVSSLVAGTGIRGQFEQRMKQLMNELEKRKNVILFIDEVHLLVGAGSAEGGSMDAGNILKPALARGELQIMGATTLKEYRKIEKDAALERRFQPIIVNEPTAEQTVRILKGIQSKYEKYHHVHYTDDAIRACVNLSARYIQDRFLPDKAIDLMDESGSKMNLNLTPVDTESVKKKIAEISAAKAEATKNEQFEAAARLRDQEHAYQKQLEQLEKIKSNGTEPPVAGHEAVVTADLIQQIVEDRTGIPVRKLQSDEQNKMRNLEDRLNQKVIGQKEAVQRVSRAIRRNRTGFRKSERPIGSFLFVGPTGVGKTELAKTLAYEMFGERDAMIRLDMSEYMEKHSVSKLIGAPPGYVGHEEAGQLTEKVRRKPYSIILVDEIEKAHPDVMHMFLQILDDGRLTDSMGRTVSFKDTIIIMTSNAGISNRRATVGFGATDSHDDMIKQLENYFQPEFLNRFDAIVKFNSLKREDLIGIVSLMLEDINKAADEQGLELHVTDAAKRKLAELGYNPEFGARPLRRVLEEKIEDKISDLLLDNDQAKKIMVDEENGEIKVTAA is encoded by the coding sequence ATGCTTTGTGACGAATGTAAAGTGAACCCGGCAACGATCGATATGAATGTGATCGTGAACGGGCAGCAAAAGCATTTACATTTATGTGAGGAATGTTATGCGAAGATGAGAAATAATTTAAATAGGTCGTCCTTCTTCCAGAGCGGATCACCATTCGATGATTTGTTCAGGAGTTTCATGCAGCCGACTTTCTCGTCGGGAGAAAATAAAGCACAGGAAAATGGTATGGCATTTAATGGTCAGGGACAGCCTGTGGGTGGCGGCGGCGGTCGCCGGGGCGGATTACTCGATTCGCTCGGACGTAATCTGACTGACGCTGCAAGAAAAGGGAAAATAGATCCGATCATTGGACGTGACCGTGAAGTTCAGCTCGTTATTGAAACGCTGAACCGGAGAAATAAGAATAACCCTGTTCTGATCGGTGAAGCAGGTGTAGGTAAAACGGCCATAGCCGAAGGACTTGCACTAAAAATTGTTGAAGGCAAGGTGCCGGCTAAACTGGCCAATAAAGAGATATATCTGCTGGATGTATCTTCACTTGTTGCCGGGACAGGGATCCGCGGTCAGTTTGAGCAGCGAATGAAGCAATTAATGAATGAGCTGGAGAAACGGAAGAATGTGATCCTGTTCATTGATGAAGTCCATCTTCTTGTCGGCGCAGGATCTGCAGAAGGTGGATCCATGGATGCCGGGAACATTCTGAAACCGGCGCTCGCACGCGGTGAGCTCCAGATCATGGGTGCGACAACGCTGAAAGAATACCGTAAAATTGAAAAGGACGCGGCTCTTGAACGTCGTTTCCAGCCGATCATCGTCAATGAACCGACAGCAGAGCAGACCGTACGCATTCTTAAGGGTATCCAGTCAAAGTACGAAAAGTATCATCACGTACATTATACGGATGACGCGATCAGGGCATGTGTAAACTTGTCTGCCCGCTACATCCAGGATCGTTTCCTTCCTGATAAAGCGATCGATCTGATGGATGAATCAGGATCGAAAATGAATCTGAATCTGACTCCTGTAGATACGGAGAGTGTTAAGAAGAAGATTGCAGAAATTTCCGCGGCCAAGGCGGAAGCAACAAAGAACGAACAGTTCGAGGCTGCGGCAAGACTTCGTGATCAGGAACATGCTTATCAGAAGCAGCTCGAACAGCTGGAGAAGATTAAATCCAATGGAACCGAACCTCCTGTTGCCGGTCATGAAGCCGTTGTTACAGCAGATCTGATTCAGCAGATTGTTGAAGATCGTACGGGCATACCGGTTCGTAAACTTCAGAGTGACGAGCAGAATAAAATGCGCAATCTTGAAGATCGTTTAAATCAGAAGGTCATTGGTCAGAAGGAAGCCGTGCAAAGAGTTTCCCGCGCCATTCGCCGCAACAGAACCGGATTCAGAAAATCGGAACGCCCGATTGGATCATTCCTGTTTGTCGGACCGACCGGAGTCGGGAAAACGGAGCTTGCGAAAACACTCGCCTATGAAATGTTCGGTGAACGTGATGCGATGATTCGTCTTGATATGAGTGAATACATGGAGAAACACTCAGTCTCTAAACTGATTGGTGCACCTCCGGGCTATGTCGGACATGAAGAAGCCGGCCAGTTAACAGAAAAGGTACGTCGTAAACCATACAGTATTATTCTGGTTGATGAAATTGAAAAAGCTCATCCGGATGTCATGCATATGTTCCTGCAGATTCTGGACGACGGCCGTCTGACCGACAGCATGGGTCGAACAGTAAGCTTTAAAGATACCATCATTATCATGACGAGTAATGCCGGCATTTCGAACCGGAGAGCCACCGTCGGATTCGGTGCGACGGACAGCCATGATGATATGATCAAACAGCTGGAAAACTACTTCCAGCCGGAATTCCTGAACCGCTTTGATGCGATTGTGAAATTTAATTCACTGAAACGGGAAGATCTGATCGGTATTGTTAGTCTGATGCTTGAAGACATTAATAAGGCAGCGGACGAACAGGGTCTGGAGCTTCACGTCACAGACGCAGCGAAGAGAAAACTGGCCGAACTGGGATATAATCCTGAATTCGGTGCACGTCCACTCCGTCGTGTTCTCGAAGAAAAGATTGAAGATAAGATTTCTGATCTGCTTCTCGATAATGATCAGGCAAAGAAGATCATGGTCGATGAAGAGAACGGTGAAATCAAAGTAACAGCAGCCTGA
- the def gene encoding peptide deformylase yields MITMDDIIREGNPILRQVAKEVPLPATDEEKQTLRDMLEFLKNSQDEKTAKKYHLRAGIGIAAPQIAISKRMIALFLDDEKGKHYEYTLFNPKIISHSVENTYLEGGEGCLSVDRDVPGFVPRHARVKVKAFDIDGKPLKLRLKGYPAIAIQHEIDHLNGILFFDRINKDNPFKIPDHVVQHEEF; encoded by the coding sequence ATGATTACTATGGATGATATCATTCGGGAAGGAAACCCGATTCTCAGACAAGTTGCAAAAGAGGTCCCGCTTCCTGCAACAGACGAAGAAAAGCAGACATTAAGGGATATGCTGGAGTTCCTGAAAAACAGCCAGGACGAAAAAACAGCAAAAAAATATCATCTACGCGCGGGTATCGGAATTGCAGCACCGCAAATTGCGATCAGCAAACGTATGATTGCCCTGTTTCTGGATGATGAAAAGGGCAAACATTATGAATATACGCTGTTTAATCCCAAAATTATCAGCCATTCCGTCGAGAACACCTATCTTGAAGGCGGAGAGGGATGCCTGTCCGTCGACCGGGATGTGCCCGGCTTCGTGCCCCGTCATGCCCGTGTAAAAGTTAAGGCCTTCGATATCGACGGGAAACCGCTGAAACTGCGACTGAAGGGCTATCCCGCCATTGCCATCCAGCATGAAATTGATCACTTGAATGGCATTCTGTTCTTTGACCGGATAAATAAGGATAATCCCTTTAAGATTCCGGATCATGTCGTCCAGCATGAAGAATTCTGA
- the tyrS gene encoding tyrosine--tRNA ligase translates to MDILDDLKYRGLINQVTDEEGLREALKSPMTFYCGFDPTADSLHAGNLLMIVIMMRLQRAGHHPVALVGGGTGMIGDPSGRSTERQLNSKEVVQGYAEKLRQQLSRFLDFKSGKAICLNNAEWLEKLSTIQFLRDVGKHFPLNYMLSKDSVQSRMEAGISFTEFSYMLLQSFDYLNLYENYGCRLEIGGSDQWGNITAGLELIRRKGHDEPAFGLTFPLITKSDGTKFGKSMGGAIWLDPEKTTPYEWYQFWINASDEDVINYLKYFTFLTHDEIDALAEEVKENPEKRQAQKTLAREMTKLVHGDKALHEAENITQALFSGDVSQLTADEIQQGFRAFPTYQAPSKEPVGLIDLIVQSGVTTSKRQAREDISNGAIYINGRRRTDLHDVVDEKDRIEGIYTIIRRGKKKYTLVKF, encoded by the coding sequence ATGGATATTCTTGATGATTTAAAATATCGGGGGCTTATTAACCAGGTCACAGACGAAGAGGGTCTGCGAGAGGCACTTAAAAGTCCGATGACTTTTTATTGTGGATTCGATCCGACGGCAGACAGCCTTCACGCCGGAAATCTCCTGATGATCGTGATTATGATGCGCCTGCAGCGGGCAGGACACCATCCTGTCGCGCTTGTCGGGGGAGGGACCGGCATGATTGGCGATCCGAGCGGACGGTCAACCGAAAGACAGCTGAATTCAAAAGAGGTTGTCCAGGGCTATGCTGAAAAGCTGAGACAACAATTATCCCGCTTTCTGGATTTTAAGAGTGGAAAAGCAATCTGTCTGAATAACGCTGAATGGCTGGAGAAGCTGTCTACCATCCAGTTTCTCCGTGATGTAGGCAAACATTTTCCCTTAAACTACATGCTGTCCAAAGATTCAGTCCAGTCGCGTATGGAGGCGGGTATTTCTTTTACTGAGTTCTCTTACATGCTTCTTCAGTCATTTGATTATCTGAACCTTTATGAAAACTATGGCTGTCGGCTGGAAATTGGTGGAAGCGATCAGTGGGGAAATATTACTGCAGGTCTGGAGCTTATTCGCAGAAAAGGCCATGACGAACCGGCTTTTGGCCTGACCTTTCCGCTTATTACAAAGAGCGACGGTACGAAATTCGGGAAATCCATGGGCGGAGCCATATGGCTGGATCCGGAGAAGACGACCCCATATGAATGGTATCAGTTCTGGATCAATGCCTCAGATGAGGATGTCATTAATTACCTGAAATATTTTACATTCCTGACGCATGATGAAATTGACGCACTGGCAGAAGAAGTGAAGGAAAATCCGGAAAAACGTCAGGCGCAGAAAACCCTTGCCCGGGAAATGACGAAACTGGTTCATGGCGATAAAGCACTTCATGAAGCAGAGAATATTACGCAGGCCCTTTTCAGCGGGGATGTTTCCCAACTGACTGCTGATGAAATCCAGCAGGGCTTCCGGGCGTTTCCAACGTATCAGGCGCCATCGAAAGAGCCGGTGGGGTTAATTGATCTGATCGTTCAGTCGGGGGTCACCACATCAAAACGTCAGGCGCGTGAGGATATAAGTAACGGGGCAATATATATCAATGGACGGCGCAGAACAGATCTTCATGATGTTGTTGATGAAAAGGACCGGATTGAAGGCATCTATACCATCATCCGTAGGGGCAAGAAGAAGTATACACTGGTTAAATTCTGA
- a CDS encoding YtxH domain-containing protein, translating to MSQSEKKCCSGLSGKELMIGSIIGGIVGGVTALLLAPKSGEETRRDLHVKDLVSNGVDKVKQAASTLVKKDEEPYS from the coding sequence ATGAGTCAGAGCGAAAAGAAATGTTGCAGCGGTTTAAGCGGTAAAGAATTGATGATCGGAAGTATTATCGGTGGGATTGTTGGCGGTGTGACCGCACTTCTTCTGGCACCGAAATCCGGGGAAGAGACAAGAAGAGACCTTCATGTGAAAGACCTGGTGTCAAACGGTGTCGATAAAGTAAAACAGGCGGCATCCACACTCGTAAAAAAAGATGAAGAGCCCTACAGCTGA
- a CDS encoding metallophosphoesterase family protein: protein MKRLLVISDVHGQIDSFNQLLEKVKYNEAEDLLFLLGDYVDRGKDPKACVQKARVLEKLGAIVLKGNHEDMMENALTGSGSPEYLTQWAANGGARTLKSYGVDPGNLYQNIVKGSPQLPDELLDDLEWISKLNVYAQTEHYIFVHAGVDPEKKLEETDEETFLWIRTPFFNGYHGKKTVIFGHTPTMFFHNSNHVYFGNNNIIGIDGGCVFGGQLNCLELPTKSVCYVSN from the coding sequence ATAAAACGTCTGCTTGTCATCAGTGATGTACATGGTCAGATTGACTCATTTAATCAACTGCTTGAAAAGGTGAAATATAATGAAGCGGAAGACCTGCTTTTTCTCCTCGGCGATTATGTTGACAGAGGAAAAGATCCAAAAGCCTGCGTGCAGAAAGCCAGAGTTCTGGAAAAGCTCGGAGCAATTGTCCTTAAAGGAAATCATGAAGATATGATGGAGAACGCACTGACCGGCAGCGGATCTCCTGAATATCTGACGCAATGGGCAGCTAACGGAGGCGCGCGGACATTAAAGAGTTACGGAGTCGATCCCGGAAATCTTTATCAGAACATCGTAAAAGGATCGCCGCAGCTTCCTGATGAACTGCTTGACGACCTGGAATGGATCAGTAAATTGAATGTATATGCGCAAACAGAACATTATATTTTTGTTCACGCAGGAGTAGATCCGGAGAAAAAGCTGGAAGAAACAGATGAAGAAACGTTTCTCTGGATACGGACTCCCTTCTTTAACGGGTATCATGGCAAAAAAACGGTTATTTTCGGTCATACGCCAACCATGTTCTTTCATAACTCGAATCATGTTTACTTCGGAAATAATAATATTATTGGAATTGATGGAGGATGCGTCTTCGGCGGCCAGTTAAACTGTCTGGAATTACCAACAAAATCAGTCTGTTATGTGTCAAACTAA
- the fumC gene encoding class II fumarate hydratase — translation MEYRVEHDTMGEVKVPADRLWAAQTERSRNNFHIGWERMPQEIITAFAILKKAAALVNRDLGTLDQEKASAIVEAADEIIVGKWDDEFPLKVWQTGSGTQSNMNVNEVIANRANQLLAARGSGLHVHPNDDVNKSQSSNDTYPTALHIAALLAVEDHVLPALEDLKKTLETKAEAFRDIVKIGRTHLQDATPLTLGQEISGWASMLGHSEEMLQTVCACLSDLAIGGTAVGTGLNAHPQFGRKTAEKISEMTGKTFRTADNKFQALTSHDQIVTVHGVLKALAADLMKIANDVRWLASGPRCGIGELTIPANEPGSSIMPGKVNPTQCEAVTMVAVQVMGNDATIGFASSQGNFELNVFKPVIGYNFLQSTKLLSDVMVSFNKHCATGIEPNKEKIKENLHRSLMLVTALNPYIGYEKAAKISKTAYQQGLSLKEAAIKLGILTAEQFDQYVKPEEMTHAHV, via the coding sequence ATGGAATACCGGGTGGAACATGATACGATGGGTGAAGTTAAAGTACCCGCTGACCGGTTGTGGGCGGCTCAGACAGAACGCAGCCGTAATAACTTTCATATTGGATGGGAGAGGATGCCTCAGGAGATCATCACCGCATTTGCAATATTAAAAAAGGCGGCTGCCCTGGTTAATCGGGATCTCGGAACGCTTGATCAGGAAAAGGCATCGGCTATTGTTGAAGCTGCTGATGAAATCATTGTTGGTAAGTGGGATGATGAGTTTCCTTTGAAAGTCTGGCAGACGGGCAGTGGGACACAGTCGAACATGAATGTGAATGAAGTGATCGCCAATCGGGCAAACCAGCTGCTTGCTGCTAGAGGGTCAGGCCTCCACGTACACCCGAATGATGATGTGAATAAATCTCAGAGTTCAAACGATACTTATCCCACAGCGCTTCATATTGCCGCGCTATTGGCTGTAGAAGATCATGTCTTACCTGCACTGGAGGACCTGAAAAAAACACTGGAGACGAAAGCTGAAGCGTTCAGGGACATCGTAAAAATAGGAAGGACCCATTTACAGGACGCAACGCCATTAACTTTAGGGCAGGAGATCAGTGGCTGGGCTTCTATGCTTGGCCACTCGGAAGAGATGCTGCAGACGGTGTGTGCATGCCTCAGCGATCTGGCAATAGGTGGAACGGCAGTGGGTACCGGTCTGAATGCTCATCCGCAATTTGGGCGAAAGACGGCTGAAAAAATCAGCGAGATGACCGGTAAAACCTTTAGAACAGCGGATAACAAATTCCAGGCGCTGACCAGTCACGATCAGATTGTGACGGTTCACGGGGTACTGAAAGCCCTGGCTGCTGATCTGATGAAGATCGCAAATGATGTCCGCTGGCTGGCGAGCGGTCCCCGGTGCGGCATCGGGGAGCTTACTATCCCCGCTAATGAACCTGGCAGCTCGATTATGCCGGGTAAAGTGAACCCGACACAATGTGAGGCAGTCACCATGGTTGCTGTTCAGGTTATGGGAAATGATGCCACTATAGGATTCGCATCAAGCCAGGGTAATTTTGAATTAAATGTGTTTAAACCGGTCATTGGTTATAATTTCCTGCAATCCACTAAATTATTATCAGATGTGATGGTCTCCTTTAACAAACACTGCGCCACAGGTATTGAACCGAATAAGGAAAAAATAAAGGAAAACTTGCATCGTTCACTCATGCTGGTCACAGCACTGAATCCTTATATCGGTTATGAGAAGGCGGCAAAAATCTCGAAGACCGCTTATCAGCAGGGACTAAGTCTGAAAGAGGCGGCAATAAAGCTGGGTATTCTGACTGCAGAACAATTTGATCAATATGTCAAACCGGAAGAGATGACGCATGCTCATGTCTGA